The following proteins are encoded in a genomic region of Phycisphaera sp.:
- the metG gene encoding methionine--tRNA ligase: protein MPTFYVTTPIYYVNDRPHIGHCYTTLLADVVARFHRLDGDDVLMLTGTDEHAEKVIDRAKEAGVDVQEWADRNAQAFRDAFEFMELSQDDFVRTSEDRHKTRASAYIQKLVDSGDIYLGDYVGWYDPGQEEYVTESVAKAHDYKGPVSGKPLEKRTEQNYFFKLSAYEDRLSEYLDAHPRFVQPEARRNEVLGRMRQGLQDVPVSRAVKDDGAEDWGIRMPNDPGHRVYVWIEALCNYLTVVDTPERRHYWPASMHLLAKDILWFHAVVWPAMLMAMDEPLPGCVYAHAYFVAEGRKMSKSMGNFIEIDQLRAYGDRYSVDAVRWYLATQGPLGATDADFAHANFVDIYNAELANGLGNCASRVVNMIHKYFGGKVPDARDATVHAGIDWPTLTTGHVQTARDYFGLVDLHGAGHQGLAIVTAIDGYINNTEPFRLAKKVGGPDDPQYADLALILYNCAEALRIAAVLMLPFMPQKAKAVLDMLGAGTPGNGELDAHSAWRGEHGLKPGTPVIKGQGLFMRADTEEAAPQA from the coding sequence ATGCCGACCTTCTACGTCACCACGCCCATCTACTACGTCAACGACCGTCCGCACATCGGCCACTGCTACACCACGCTGCTGGCCGATGTCGTGGCGCGCTTCCATCGCCTTGATGGCGACGACGTGCTCATGCTCACCGGCACCGACGAGCACGCCGAGAAGGTGATCGATCGTGCCAAGGAAGCCGGTGTGGACGTCCAGGAATGGGCCGATCGCAATGCCCAGGCCTTCCGAGATGCGTTCGAGTTCATGGAACTCTCGCAGGACGATTTCGTCCGAACGAGCGAGGACCGGCACAAGACGCGGGCCAGCGCGTACATCCAGAAGCTGGTCGACAGCGGCGACATCTACCTGGGAGATTACGTCGGTTGGTACGACCCGGGGCAGGAGGAGTATGTCACCGAGTCGGTCGCCAAGGCCCACGACTACAAGGGCCCGGTGAGTGGCAAGCCGCTCGAGAAACGCACTGAGCAGAACTACTTCTTCAAGCTCTCGGCCTATGAAGATCGGCTGAGCGAATACCTGGACGCCCACCCGAGGTTCGTCCAGCCCGAGGCCCGCCGCAACGAGGTACTGGGCCGAATGAGGCAGGGGCTTCAAGACGTTCCGGTGAGCCGGGCGGTGAAGGACGACGGCGCCGAGGATTGGGGCATCCGCATGCCCAACGACCCCGGCCACCGCGTGTACGTGTGGATCGAGGCGCTGTGCAACTACCTGACCGTGGTCGACACGCCCGAGCGGCGGCACTACTGGCCCGCGTCGATGCACCTGCTGGCCAAGGACATCCTGTGGTTCCACGCGGTGGTGTGGCCGGCAATGCTGATGGCCATGGACGAGCCGCTGCCTGGCTGCGTGTACGCCCACGCGTACTTCGTGGCCGAAGGTCGCAAGATGTCCAAGAGCATGGGCAACTTCATCGAAATCGACCAGCTCCGCGCGTACGGCGATCGCTACTCGGTCGACGCGGTGCGGTGGTATCTGGCCACGCAGGGTCCGCTCGGCGCAACCGACGCCGACTTCGCGCACGCGAACTTCGTGGACATCTACAACGCCGAACTGGCCAACGGCCTGGGCAACTGCGCCAGCCGCGTGGTGAACATGATCCATAAGTACTTCGGCGGAAAGGTGCCCGACGCTCGCGACGCCACGGTCCACGCGGGCATCGATTGGCCAACCTTGACCACGGGCCACGTGCAGACCGCACGCGACTACTTCGGATTGGTCGATCTCCACGGCGCGGGGCATCAGGGCTTGGCGATCGTGACGGCCATCGACGGGTATATCAACAACACCGAGCCGTTCCGCCTGGCCAAAAAGGTCGGCGGGCCCGACGATCCGCAGTATGCCGATCTCGCGCTCATCTTGTACAATTGCGCCGAGGCGTTACGGATCGCTGCGGTGCTCATGCTGCCATTCATGCCCCAAAAGGCCAAGGCCGTGCTCGACATGCTCGGGGCGGGCACCCCGGGCAATGGCGAACTGGATGCCCATTCGGCGTGGCGTGGCGAGCACGGGCTCAAGCCCGGTACGCCCGTCATCAAGGGCCAGGGGTTGTTCATGCGGGCCGATACCGAAGAGGCCGCCCCCCAGGCTTGA